A section of the Halostella salina genome encodes:
- a CDS encoding Na+/H+ antiporter NhaC family protein → MASEFGALSLAPPLLAIVLAIITRRAMLSLFIGVWMGGAIVAADAADSAVEIVAVPFLGIVEAFDWVISSIGESTFNAKIIIFTFLLGAGIALIWRLGGSLAVAQFARSKVDSHRRVGVVTWLFGMVWFFDDYANTAIVGSAMKDMADNMRMSREKLAYILDSTAAPVATFGISSWVAFQIGLVQTAYENMGIQSETPSAVATFLWSIPFNVYCLFAILMVGIVVITQRDFGEMLDAETRARETGNVTRENANPLQSMKEDLGDPVTDEPRLRTFVVPVSVLIVVVLGGAVGTGYAPGRDALGIAENANFTGALIWGSFGMVASALTLGIYDGHIDLGEGMESVLDGFGIMLHAVSILVLAWSIGSVATALGTGDYVTGIAEGLVSPMMLPIVILFAAAFISFSIGTSWGTMSLVTPVAVPLAWEIGNQSPEMVAVAVGAVFSGSIFGDHCSPISDTTILSSTFAGSDHIDHVRTQMYYAVTVISVATLAYLIYGVTGLGPVVFLPVGALVLIGLVYGLSELDASRKEVPAKPFEGPQSETGTTGDD, encoded by the coding sequence ATGGCATCGGAATTCGGCGCGTTATCGCTCGCACCGCCGCTGCTAGCCATCGTACTGGCGATAATCACCAGACGGGCGATGCTGTCGCTGTTCATCGGCGTGTGGATGGGCGGCGCGATCGTCGCCGCCGACGCGGCCGACAGCGCGGTCGAGATCGTCGCGGTCCCGTTCCTCGGGATCGTCGAGGCGTTCGACTGGGTGATCAGTTCGATCGGGGAGAGCACGTTCAACGCGAAGATCATCATCTTCACGTTCCTGCTCGGCGCGGGGATCGCCCTGATCTGGCGGCTCGGCGGCTCGCTGGCCGTCGCGCAGTTCGCCAGGTCGAAGGTCGACTCCCACCGCCGGGTCGGGGTCGTGACGTGGCTGTTCGGTATGGTGTGGTTCTTCGACGACTACGCCAACACCGCCATCGTCGGCTCGGCGATGAAGGACATGGCCGACAACATGCGGATGTCCCGCGAGAAGCTGGCGTACATCCTCGACTCGACGGCCGCGCCGGTCGCGACGTTCGGCATCTCGTCGTGGGTCGCGTTCCAGATCGGCCTCGTCCAGACTGCCTACGAGAACATGGGGATCCAGAGCGAGACGCCGTCGGCGGTGGCGACGTTCCTCTGGTCGATCCCGTTCAACGTGTACTGCCTCTTTGCCATCCTGATGGTCGGGATCGTCGTCATTACCCAGCGTGACTTCGGCGAGATGCTGGACGCGGAGACCCGCGCCCGCGAGACGGGCAACGTGACCCGCGAGAACGCCAACCCGCTCCAGAGCATGAAGGAGGACCTCGGTGACCCCGTCACGGACGAACCGCGCCTGCGGACGTTCGTGGTCCCGGTGAGCGTCCTCATCGTGGTCGTGCTCGGCGGCGCGGTCGGGACCGGCTACGCGCCCGGCCGCGACGCCCTCGGCATCGCCGAGAACGCCAACTTCACCGGTGCGCTCATCTGGGGCTCGTTCGGCATGGTGGCGAGCGCGCTCACCCTCGGGATCTACGACGGTCACATCGACCTGGGCGAGGGGATGGAGTCCGTGCTCGACGGCTTCGGCATCATGCTCCACGCGGTCAGCATCCTCGTCCTCGCGTGGTCCATCGGCTCTGTCGCCACCGCGCTCGGCACCGGCGACTACGTCACCGGCATCGCGGAGGGGCTGGTCTCGCCCATGATGCTGCCGATCGTCATCCTGTTCGCCGCCGCGTTCATCTCCTTCTCCATCGGCACCTCGTGGGGGACGATGTCGCTCGTCACCCCCGTCGCCGTGCCGCTGGCGTGGGAGATCGGTAACCAGAGCCCGGAGATGGTCGCCGTCGCCGTCGGCGCGGTGTTCAGCGGGTCGATCTTCGGCGACCACTGCTCGCCCATCTCCGACACGACGATCCTCTCGTCGACGTTCGCCGGGTCGGACCACATCGACCACGTCCGGACGCAGATGTACTACGCCGTCACCGTCATCTCGGTGGCGACGCTCGCGTACCTGATCTACGGCGTCACCGGCCTCGGCCCGGTCGTCTTCCTGCCGGTCGGCGCGCTCGTGCTGATCGGGCTGGTGTACGGGCTCTCGGAACTCGACGCCAGCAGGAAAGAGGTCCCCGCCAAGCCGTTCGAGGGGCCACAGTCCGAGACCGGAACGACCGGCGACGACTGA
- a CDS encoding glycosyltransferase: MVDDTPNVLQVCTYYYPHTGGIQRLVRALVTGIDDVNFRIVTSQTRGRAAVDEKHGTTVVRAGCLGEVMSTPITPGFPYRLRQHLDWADLVHYHVPFPLGPVSHLLNRVDTPYVATFHDDIIGKGPAIYPYEPVLDRFLDGAERIIVTSPQMRDECARLAGVRDKAAVVPIGVDADDTPVSPKPLDGRRLLFVGRLVDFKGVDHLISAMADVDARLSIVGKGPERESLERHAREEGVTDRVTFEGFVSEERLDELYRAANLFVLPSSAPNESFGIVQLEAMQRGLPVINTSLPTGVPYVSVDGETGRTVPPGEPAEIAAAAEDLLADASRYRRYSENAQRRVRETFTRGQMLEQTLAVYRDALAAD, from the coding sequence ATGGTCGACGACACGCCGAACGTCCTGCAGGTCTGCACGTACTACTATCCCCACACCGGGGGGATACAGCGCCTCGTCCGTGCGCTGGTCACCGGCATCGACGACGTGAACTTCCGGATCGTCACGTCGCAGACCCGCGGGCGGGCAGCCGTCGACGAGAAACACGGCACCACAGTCGTCCGCGCCGGCTGTCTCGGCGAGGTCATGTCGACGCCGATCACGCCCGGGTTTCCCTATCGACTCCGCCAGCATCTGGACTGGGCCGACCTCGTTCACTACCACGTGCCGTTCCCGCTCGGCCCGGTGAGTCATCTGCTCAACCGGGTGGACACGCCGTACGTCGCGACCTTCCACGACGACATCATCGGGAAGGGCCCCGCGATCTACCCGTACGAACCCGTCCTCGACCGGTTCCTCGACGGCGCGGAGCGCATCATCGTCACCTCCCCACAGATGCGTGACGAGTGCGCGCGGCTTGCGGGGGTCCGCGACAAGGCCGCCGTCGTGCCGATCGGGGTCGACGCTGACGACACCCCGGTCTCCCCGAAGCCGCTCGACGGGAGGCGGCTCCTCTTCGTCGGCCGGCTGGTCGACTTCAAGGGCGTCGACCACCTCATCTCGGCGATGGCGGACGTCGACGCGAGGCTGTCGATCGTCGGCAAGGGACCGGAACGCGAGTCGCTCGAACGGCACGCGCGCGAGGAGGGCGTCACCGACCGCGTGACCTTCGAGGGGTTCGTCTCCGAGGAGCGGCTCGACGAGCTCTACCGGGCGGCGAACCTGTTCGTGCTCCCCTCCTCGGCCCCGAACGAATCGTTCGGGATCGTCCAGCTCGAAGCCATGCAACGCGGGCTGCCGGTGATCAACACGTCGCTCCCCACCGGCGTTCCGTACGTGAGCGTCGACGGAGAGACCGGCCGCACCGTCCCGCCCGGCGAGCCGGCCGAGATCGCGGCCGCCGCCGAGGACCTGCTCGCGGACGCGTCACGGTACAGGCGGTACTCCGAGAACGCACAGCGGCGGGTCCGCGAGACGTTCACCCGGGGGCAGATGCTGGAGCAAACTCTGGCCGTCTACCGGGACGCGCTCGCGGCCGACTGA
- a CDS encoding ribonucleoside-diphosphate reductase subunit alpha — MTATTRTDRLRSALDHACTGYDDQIPDEAREAVLADAESDLYAEATVAETYDALIGELTARIDSVPEFADVAAAVFRQRYYRELLGADLTGDELDDAYRESFVDAIERGVEADLLDERMADYDLDALADYLVPDRDEAFDYLAMETLHQRYFLRTNDGERLELPQAFWMRVAMGVALREDEGEREAYAKEFYDALSTLRFVHSTPTLFHAGTTHPQLSSCYITTVPDDLEGIFDGYKEHAKLSKWSGGLGNDWTPIRATGSLIESTGVESTGVVPFLKISNDVTAAINRSGKRRGAACAYLAAWHLDFPSFLDLRRNTGDERRRTHDLNTAAWVPDLLLKRVREGGEWTLFSPDEVPELHGTYGQAFEEQYREYERLADAGELRQYERVDAEELWRDMLTRLFETGHPWITFKDACNVRSPQDHAGVIRSSNLCTEITLNTSSEETAVCNLGSVNLAAHVDADGLDREAFADTVETAMRMLDNVVDLNFYPTEKAERSNMRHRPVGLGMMGFHEALMAQRIPMADEDAVAFADEVGELLGYHAVLNSSRLAAERGTYGSYEGSKWDRGVLPQDTVELLEDERGVETPLDPTERLDWDRVRDHVAEHGMRNSNTMAVAPTATISTIAGTSPSIEPLYSNLYVKSNMSGDFTVVNDHLVADLRERGLWDDAMVDQLTYHDGSVQEIDRVPDDLKELYRGAFEVDPRHQIRLTARRGQWIDQSQSHNVFFPSTDGSFLDDVYRTAWEYGLKTTYYLRTLGASQVEKSTVDMAEYDDTQRRDDADADRRDADGADESGDGSAPTVEDPTCDACQ, encoded by the coding sequence ATGACAGCAACGACCCGCACCGACCGACTGCGGTCGGCACTCGACCACGCCTGTACCGGCTACGACGACCAGATCCCCGACGAGGCCCGCGAGGCGGTCCTCGCGGACGCCGAAAGCGACCTGTACGCCGAGGCGACCGTCGCCGAGACGTACGACGCGCTGATCGGCGAACTCACCGCCCGGATCGACTCGGTCCCCGAGTTCGCCGACGTGGCGGCCGCCGTCTTCAGACAGCGGTACTACCGCGAACTGCTCGGAGCGGACCTGACGGGCGACGAACTCGACGACGCCTACCGCGAGTCGTTCGTCGACGCCATCGAGCGCGGCGTCGAGGCCGACCTGCTCGACGAGCGCATGGCCGACTACGACCTCGACGCGCTCGCCGACTATCTCGTCCCCGACCGCGACGAGGCCTTCGACTACCTCGCGATGGAGACGCTCCACCAGCGGTACTTCCTCCGGACGAACGACGGTGAGCGCCTCGAACTCCCGCAGGCGTTCTGGATGCGCGTCGCGATGGGCGTCGCCCTCCGCGAGGACGAGGGCGAGCGCGAGGCCTACGCGAAGGAGTTCTACGACGCGCTGTCGACGCTGCGGTTCGTCCACTCGACGCCGACGCTGTTCCACGCCGGGACGACGCACCCCCAGCTGTCGTCGTGTTACATCACGACGGTCCCCGACGACCTGGAGGGCATCTTCGATGGCTACAAGGAACACGCGAAGCTGTCGAAGTGGTCCGGCGGCCTCGGCAACGACTGGACGCCGATCCGTGCGACCGGCTCGCTCATCGAATCGACCGGCGTGGAGTCGACCGGCGTCGTCCCGTTCCTCAAGATATCCAACGACGTGACCGCGGCGATCAACCGCTCGGGCAAGCGCCGCGGCGCGGCGTGTGCGTACCTCGCGGCGTGGCACCTCGACTTCCCGTCGTTTCTCGACCTGCGCCGCAACACGGGCGACGAGCGCCGGCGCACCCACGACCTGAACACAGCGGCGTGGGTGCCCGACCTCCTGCTGAAGCGCGTCCGCGAGGGCGGGGAGTGGACGCTGTTCTCGCCCGACGAGGTGCCCGAACTCCACGGGACGTACGGGCAGGCATTCGAGGAACAGTACCGCGAGTACGAGCGGCTGGCCGACGCGGGCGAACTGCGCCAGTACGAGCGCGTCGACGCCGAGGAACTGTGGCGCGATATGCTGACGCGCCTGTTCGAGACTGGCCACCCGTGGATCACGTTCAAGGACGCCTGCAACGTCCGGTCGCCCCAGGACCACGCGGGCGTGATCCGCTCGTCGAACCTCTGTACGGAGATCACGCTGAACACCAGTTCCGAGGAGACGGCGGTCTGCAACCTCGGATCGGTGAACCTCGCCGCCCACGTCGACGCGGACGGCCTCGACCGCGAGGCGTTCGCCGACACCGTCGAGACGGCGATGCGGATGCTCGACAACGTCGTCGACCTGAACTTCTACCCCACCGAGAAGGCCGAGCGCTCGAACATGCGTCACCGCCCGGTCGGGCTGGGGATGATGGGGTTCCACGAGGCGCTCATGGCACAGCGGATCCCCATGGCCGACGAGGACGCCGTCGCCTTCGCCGACGAGGTGGGCGAACTGCTCGGCTACCACGCGGTCCTCAATTCGTCGCGCCTCGCCGCCGAGCGCGGGACGTACGGCTCCTACGAGGGGTCGAAGTGGGACCGCGGTGTCCTCCCGCAGGACACGGTCGAACTGCTGGAGGACGAGCGCGGCGTGGAGACGCCGCTCGACCCCACCGAACGGCTGGACTGGGACCGCGTGCGCGACCACGTCGCCGAACACGGGATGCGCAACTCCAACACGATGGCCGTCGCGCCGACGGCGACCATCTCCACCATCGCGGGCACGTCGCCGAGCATCGAGCCGCTGTACTCGAACCTCTACGTCAAGTCGAACATGTCGGGCGACTTCACCGTCGTCAACGACCACCTCGTCGCGGACCTGCGCGAACGCGGTCTGTGGGACGACGCGATGGTCGACCAGCTGACGTACCACGACGGCTCCGTCCAGGAGATAGACCGTGTCCCCGACGACCTGAAGGAGCTCTACCGCGGCGCGTTCGAGGTGGACCCGCGCCACCAGATCCGGCTCACCGCCCGCCGCGGGCAGTGGATCGACCAGAGCCAGTCCCACAACGTCTTCTTCCCGTCGACGGACGGGTCGTTCTTAGACGACGTGTACCGGACGGCGTGGGAGTACGGCCTGAAGACGACCTACTACCTCCGGACGCTCGGCGCGAGCCAGGTCGAGAAGTCGACCGTCGACATGGCCGAGTACGACGACACCCAGCGCCGCGACGACGCGGACGCCGACCGCCGCGACGCGGACGGTGCGGACGAGTCAGGCGACGGCTCCGCGCCGACCGTCGAGGACCCGACCTGCGACGCCTGCCAGTGA
- a CDS encoding alkaline phosphatase family protein — protein sequence MDARSRLSRAIGTPVLFCRHANRLYHRRLGLRRCNAGGVDPFDADWDNLLVLDACRYDMFERRADLPGRLERRESRASTTVEFLRANVDGRDLADTVYVTANPQLHQHRESIEARFAAVVDVWRDDGWSDEHGTVLPETVTERALRAAEEHPNKRLVVHYMQPHYPFVGADADFDGGDFTDAEADEENVWVQLLQGRLDADRSDIWECYDANLDRALPHVEEAMRELGGKTVVTADHGNMVGERAFPIPFREWGHPRGVYTPELVDVPWLVYEDGPRRAISESTPGERDAAADDVVAERLRDLGYAE from the coding sequence ATGGACGCGCGTTCGCGACTCTCCCGTGCGATCGGCACCCCGGTCCTGTTCTGCAGGCACGCGAACCGGCTGTACCACCGCCGGCTCGGTCTCCGGCGGTGCAACGCGGGCGGCGTCGACCCGTTCGACGCGGACTGGGACAACCTGCTCGTGCTCGACGCGTGTCGCTACGACATGTTCGAGCGCAGGGCCGACCTCCCGGGCCGGCTGGAGCGCCGCGAGTCGCGGGCGTCAACCACCGTCGAGTTCCTCCGGGCGAACGTCGACGGCCGCGACCTCGCCGACACCGTCTACGTGACCGCGAACCCGCAGCTCCACCAGCACCGCGAGTCGATCGAGGCGCGCTTCGCGGCCGTCGTCGACGTGTGGCGCGACGACGGCTGGAGCGACGAGCACGGCACGGTGCTCCCCGAGACGGTCACCGAGCGGGCGCTCCGGGCCGCCGAGGAGCACCCGAACAAGCGGCTCGTCGTCCACTACATGCAGCCCCACTACCCCTTCGTCGGGGCCGACGCCGACTTCGACGGCGGCGACTTCACCGACGCCGAGGCCGACGAGGAGAACGTCTGGGTGCAGCTGTTGCAGGGGCGGCTCGACGCGGACCGATCCGATATCTGGGAGTGCTACGACGCAAACCTGGACCGTGCGCTCCCCCACGTCGAGGAAGCGATGCGCGAACTCGGCGGCAAGACGGTGGTGACCGCCGACCACGGCAACATGGTCGGCGAGCGCGCGTTCCCGATCCCGTTCCGCGAGTGGGGCCACCCCCGGGGCGTGTACACCCCGGAACTCGTCGACGTGCCGTGGCTGGTGTACGAGGACGGCCCCCGGCGGGCGATCAGCGAGTCGACGCCCGGGGAGCGCGACGCCGCCGCCGACGACGTGGTCGCCGAACGCCTGCGCGACCTGGGGTACGCCGAATGA
- a CDS encoding glycosyltransferase family 39 protein — protein MVVAAAVAVVLLFALVSRQRGRLYRYAGGVTLAGHLVFAVAVLPLLPYDWDIDVFHSVALGILGGADTSPLSPLDAFGTAQAIVYAVFGADPTALAILNGLLAVLIPLPVCYLARRLYVPLSSTNGLLLVALFLPFPFLFNSLPMRDALSTLLAVTLAAVCVRAVAEGRRWWALTAPPLWGLLFLLREELALLVLLGAAGSLLVAAVDRVADRTVSLRSLALAALPVGVAGFALFAALFPVDALNARLQYRSAGGAAYLDFMRYESWLDVLLAAPVRAIYFQFAPFPLHVTSAFDVVAVLSLPLLIAFAVVAVVSLRGVETDPRVEMFLGVVYLGGVVGYGLIDSNFGTTIRHRSVFVLLLAAFCAPVFESWYRSLRRRVDEAVDRHRERDEQQREAQELDAGPEVRAEHGDHAR, from the coding sequence ATGGTCGTCGCCGCCGCCGTCGCGGTCGTCCTGCTGTTCGCCCTCGTCAGCCGGCAGCGGGGACGGCTGTACCGATACGCCGGCGGGGTCACCCTCGCCGGCCATCTCGTCTTCGCCGTCGCCGTGCTCCCGCTGTTGCCGTACGACTGGGACATCGACGTGTTCCACTCGGTGGCGCTCGGCATCCTGGGGGGTGCCGACACGAGTCCGCTCTCCCCGCTGGACGCGTTCGGCACGGCACAGGCGATCGTCTACGCCGTCTTCGGGGCCGACCCGACCGCGCTGGCGATACTCAACGGGCTCCTGGCCGTGCTGATACCGCTGCCGGTGTGCTACCTCGCCCGGCGGCTCTACGTCCCCCTGTCGTCGACGAACGGCCTCCTGCTCGTGGCGCTGTTCCTGCCGTTCCCGTTCCTGTTCAACAGCCTCCCGATGCGCGACGCGCTCTCGACGCTGCTGGCCGTGACGCTCGCGGCCGTCTGCGTGCGGGCGGTCGCCGAGGGGCGGCGCTGGTGGGCGCTCACCGCGCCGCCGCTCTGGGGCCTGCTGTTCCTGCTGCGTGAGGAACTGGCCCTGCTGGTGCTGCTCGGCGCGGCCGGCTCGCTGCTCGTGGCCGCGGTCGACCGGGTCGCGGACCGGACGGTGTCGCTCCGATCGCTTGCGCTCGCCGCGCTCCCCGTCGGCGTTGCCGGGTTCGCGCTGTTCGCCGCCCTGTTCCCCGTCGACGCGCTCAACGCGCGGCTGCAGTACCGCTCGGCGGGCGGCGCGGCATACCTCGATTTCATGCGGTACGAGTCGTGGCTGGACGTGCTGCTGGCCGCGCCGGTCCGCGCGATCTACTTCCAGTTCGCTCCGTTTCCGCTGCACGTCACGTCGGCGTTCGACGTGGTGGCGGTCCTCTCGCTGCCGCTGCTGATCGCGTTCGCGGTGGTCGCGGTCGTCTCGCTTCGCGGCGTCGAGACCGACCCCCGCGTGGAGATGTTTCTCGGCGTCGTCTACCTCGGGGGGGTCGTCGGCTACGGGCTGATCGATTCGAACTTCGGGACGACGATCAGACACCGGTCCGTGTTCGTGCTGCTCCTGGCGGCGTTTTGCGCCCCGGTCTTCGAATCGTGGTACCGGTCACTCCGTCGGCGGGTCGACGAGGCGGTGGATCGGCACCGCGAGCGCGACGAACAGCAGCGCGAAGCTCAGGAACTTGACGCCGGCCCCGAGGTTCGAGCGGAACACGGCGACCACGCTCGCTAG
- a CDS encoding glycosyltransferase family 4 protein — MHVLTATNNLYPDPEATGSGRYNYEVGRRLVERGHTVSVITRRRGDAPARETVAGMDVYRYDASVPRLPATLRGIDRLVASVRETAPVDLVSFHGALSSFGVDRAVADRVPRTYTVHGLWGVEYRDRLVDPSRWAAPWHWLNRTLRHRVEGRVLGRSDAAVVLSEFMRDRLREFHPDAPPTAVVPGGVDAERFAPLDGPGPEAFDGDGTAFLTVRRLTPRMGLETLLDAFARLAADGVDAHLYVGGDGPLRDRLETRADRLGIGRDVTFLGYVPEDDLASLYAGADVFVLPTLELEGFGLATLEALAAGTPVVGTRAGATPEILGELERRSAVPEPLLVDAGDADALADRLRAWAETAERERASEACRSYVTEAGYTWADVCGRLERRFEDLLE, encoded by the coding sequence ATGCACGTCCTCACCGCGACGAACAACCTCTACCCCGACCCGGAGGCGACCGGCTCCGGGCGGTACAACTACGAGGTCGGCCGCAGGCTCGTCGAGCGGGGGCACACCGTCTCGGTCATCACCAGACGGCGCGGCGACGCGCCGGCGCGGGAGACGGTCGCGGGCATGGACGTCTATCGGTACGACGCGTCGGTCCCGCGGCTCCCGGCGACGCTGCGGGGGATCGACCGGCTGGTGGCGTCCGTCCGGGAGACGGCCCCCGTCGACCTCGTCAGCTTCCACGGCGCGCTGAGTTCGTTCGGCGTCGACCGGGCGGTCGCCGACCGGGTCCCGCGGACGTACACGGTCCACGGGCTCTGGGGGGTCGAGTACCGCGACAGGCTGGTCGACCCGAGCCGGTGGGCCGCGCCGTGGCACTGGCTCAACCGGACGCTCCGCCACCGGGTCGAGGGGCGCGTGCTCGGCCGCAGCGACGCCGCGGTCGTGCTGAGCGAGTTCATGCGCGACCGGTTGCGCGAGTTCCACCCGGACGCGCCGCCGACGGCGGTCGTCCCGGGCGGCGTCGACGCGGAGCGGTTCGCCCCGCTCGACGGCCCGGGGCCCGAGGCGTTCGACGGGGACGGGACCGCGTTTCTCACCGTCCGCCGCCTCACCCCGCGGATGGGGCTGGAGACGCTGCTCGACGCGTTCGCTCGGCTGGCGGCCGACGGCGTCGACGCCCACCTCTACGTCGGGGGCGACGGCCCGCTGCGCGACCGGCTGGAGACCCGGGCCGACCGGCTCGGCATCGGGCGGGACGTGACGTTCCTCGGTTACGTCCCCGAGGACGACCTGGCGTCGCTGTACGCCGGAGCGGACGTGTTCGTCCTCCCGACGCTCGAACTGGAGGGGTTCGGGCTCGCGACGCTCGAGGCGCTGGCCGCCGGGACTCCGGTCGTCGGGACGCGGGCCGGCGCGACGCCGGAGATCCTCGGCGAGCTTGAGCGTCGGTCGGCGGTTCCGGAGCCCCTGCTGGTCGACGCCGGCGACGCGGACGCGCTCGCCGACCGGCTGCGGGCGTGGGCGGAGACGGCAGAGCGGGAGCGCGCGAGCGAGGCCTGTCGGTCGTACGTGACGGAGGCGGGCTACACGTGGGCGGACGTCTGCGGTCGGCTGGAACGGCGCTTCGAGGACCTGCTGGAGTGA
- a CDS encoding exopolysaccharide biosynthesis polyprenyl glycosylphosphotransferase: MTEDVQSQSKTAISLHGGGPLTRPRNVYRILSGVGLVVLTVGALAVVAVADLQRLLGVRGLFGTGTSAGSLSAETPAVLALAAAVTVAATLPLCKPRPRRILDTVTRTLRSLLVAAVALATVGYFTATLRLPRPALLSFVGVLAVTLPGWFVALQQWQLKRAEGTLIVGNNPKRVEAAVQAAAEPIVGYAFSPTDSHDDGATRTDGGRPAVPEKLSQYECLGGLSRLDDILDRADVGTVIPALPQTDRAEFFGVLETCHRHDVNVEILNEHNESVLVEDESAVSADRTKRLIAINMEPLDLQNRVVKRLFDVGFAGIGLLVTLPLFVPIAVAIKLDSRGPVFYRQERTTQFGDRFPVYKFRSMRPESEAAAPGEDEDRITRVGRFLRRTHLDELPQLWAIFTGKMSVVGPRAAWTAEEEFIQQEMETWKKRWFVKPGLTGLAQINEATSENSRAKLQYDLTYIKNQSFWFDTKIVLRQVWMVLTDLAHIVARSFAGRSRDGSD; the protein is encoded by the coding sequence ATGACAGAGGACGTCCAGTCACAGTCGAAGACCGCGATCTCGCTCCACGGTGGGGGGCCCCTGACCCGACCCAGGAACGTCTACCGGATCCTCTCGGGGGTCGGGCTGGTGGTCCTGACGGTGGGTGCCCTCGCCGTCGTCGCCGTCGCCGACCTGCAGCGACTGTTGGGCGTCCGCGGGCTGTTCGGGACCGGGACGTCGGCTGGGTCGCTCTCCGCGGAGACGCCGGCCGTCCTCGCGCTGGCGGCTGCCGTCACCGTGGCCGCGACCCTGCCGCTGTGCAAGCCGCGGCCCCGACGGATCCTGGACACGGTGACGCGGACGCTACGGTCCCTGCTGGTCGCCGCCGTCGCGCTCGCGACCGTCGGCTACTTCACTGCGACGCTGCGGCTGCCGCGACCGGCGCTGCTCTCGTTCGTCGGAGTCCTGGCCGTGACGCTGCCGGGGTGGTTCGTCGCCCTGCAACAGTGGCAGCTCAAACGAGCAGAGGGAACGCTGATCGTGGGGAACAACCCCAAGCGCGTCGAGGCGGCGGTTCAGGCCGCGGCGGAGCCGATCGTCGGGTACGCGTTCTCCCCCACGGACTCGCACGACGACGGGGCGACACGCACCGACGGCGGCCGGCCCGCCGTTCCGGAGAAGCTGTCCCAGTACGAGTGTCTGGGCGGGCTCTCGCGCCTCGATGACATCCTCGACCGGGCGGACGTTGGGACGGTTATCCCTGCCCTGCCCCAGACGGACCGCGCCGAGTTCTTCGGCGTGCTCGAAACGTGCCACCGCCACGACGTGAACGTGGAGATCCTCAACGAGCACAACGAGAGCGTCCTCGTCGAGGACGAGAGCGCCGTCTCCGCCGACCGAACCAAGCGCCTCATCGCCATCAACATGGAGCCGCTGGACCTGCAGAACAGGGTCGTCAAGCGCCTGTTCGACGTGGGCTTTGCCGGCATCGGCCTCCTCGTGACGCTCCCGCTGTTCGTGCCCATCGCCGTCGCGATCAAACTGGACAGCCGCGGACCGGTGTTCTACAGACAGGAGCGCACCACCCAGTTCGGCGACCGCTTCCCGGTGTACAAGTTCCGGAGCATGCGTCCCGAGAGCGAGGCCGCCGCTCCCGGGGAGGACGAGGACAGGATCACCCGTGTCGGGCGCTTCCTGCGGCGGACTCATCTCGACGAACTCCCCCAGCTGTGGGCCATCTTCACCGGCAAGATGAGCGTCGTCGGGCCGCGGGCGGCGTGGACAGCCGAGGAGGAGTTCATCCAGCAGGAGATGGAGACCTGGAAGAAGCGGTGGTTCGTCAAGCCGGGGCTGACCGGGCTGGCGCAGATAAACGAGGCCACCAGCGAGAACTCGCGGGCGAAGCTACAGTACGACCTCACGTACATCAAGAACCAGTCGTTCTGGTTCGACACGAAGATCGTTCTCCGTCAGGTGTGGATGGTGCTCACCGACCTCGCCCACATCGTCGCCCGGTCGTTCGCCGGGCGAAGCCGCGACGGGTCCGACTGA